The genomic window TCCGTATTCTTCATACGGGCATGATGGGATCATAACTAACGGGCAAGTGGATAATGACCAGTCGGTAGCGGTACTGGCAGAAATGGCATTAACCCACGCAGTAGCTGGGGCGGATTTTGTAGCGCCCAGCGACATGATGGACGGTAGGATTAAAGCCATTCGGGATACTTTAGAAGAAGCAAATTTTAAAGATACGGGCATTATGAGTTATAGTGCCAAATATGCATCGTCCTTTTACGGGCCTTTCCGGGATGCGTTGGATTCTGCTCCCGGGGCAGGCAATGAATCCCCGAAGGATAAAAAGACTTACCAGATGGATTTTGGGAATACCAATGAAGCTATTGAAGAAACCCTGGTAGATATTGAAGAAGGTGCCGATATGGTGATGGTAAAGCCCGGATTATGTTACTTGGATATTGTTAAGAGCATTAGTGAGGTAGTCACTGTTCCGATTGCCGTGTATCAGGTAAGTGGGGAGTATGCTATGGTCAAAGCTGCCGCTGAAAAAGGTTGGCTGGATCATGATGCCGTTTTATTAGAACAACTTACTGCCATTAAAAGAGCCGGAGCTTCATTGATTGCCAGTTATTTTGCTAAAGATGCCATTCGATTAATTACATAATTATGAAAACAAATTTAATTCCATTAATAGTAAGTTTTGGGTTGTTACTAAATTCATGTAATACCTCCAAAGAAGAAAAGACTTCTAATAACATTAAGCTAAAAAACCAAACACAACTAAGCCAGGTAGAAATAGGACAAAAGCTGTATAAAGGTAAAGGAAACTGTACTTCTTGCCACCAATTATACAAAAACTCCATAGGCCCAAGTATACAAGAAATTGTAGGTATTTATAAAGAGCAAAACGCAGATATGATTGCCTTTTTAAAACAAGAAGGAAAACCTATCGTAAAACCCGAACAATATTCGGTAATGAAAACAAATTTTGCAGTATTAAAAACCTTTTCACAGGAAGAACTGGAAGCCTTAACTGCCTATATGTATAGTATTGTAGATAGGAAGGAGTAATTTTATTTTTAAATGTAAAACCCGCCTGCAAACAGGGGGAGGTCGCTGATAACTGGAAATTTAAGTATTAGATTGAACTTTAAATTACATGCCTATAACTTTTAAGCTAATCAAGATGCTTTTTTAGCTTAAGACTGTATTCTAGATAAAAATATTGTTAGTGTTCGGTTAAAATGAATAGAAATTTATAAGCATATGAAAATAAGGTAGTCCCAAACTTTAAGGTATTCGAAGGTTGTTTTTTTACTTTTTTAAAATTAATTAGTTCTTTACTTGAATAAAGCCCTAGTTTACAATAACTTTGATAATTCTAATTCATATAAACCTATCCATCCTTAGTTCTTCCCAAAAGGAAGGTAGTCCAAAGTTCTTTCCTTTGGAAAAGATTTAGGATAAGATAGATAGCTGTAAATAAAATAGTTGGGTAATTTTATAGACCAATGTTATTGTAAACTAGAGCCTTGAATAATTATATAATATTATTTTTAATATCATAATAATAGTCTTGGTTCTTGATTCTAGAAGCGATAGCGATCTTGAATCTTTACCGAACACTAATATAAAAATCTACCCCCTTCAAACACTATAAAAGGTAATCTATACATTTTAGGATTATTGAATGACCGGATTGAGCGCATTACTCATTATTATGTTAAGGTTCAAATATGTACCTTAGCTTCTAAATTTTTGGTTATGGCCTTGTTATTTGTTTATGCATTTGTTTCTATTTTCTTTTCCTTTTTATGCTCCATTTTAGAAGCGGTGCTTTTAAGTGTAACTCCTACTTTTATCAATGTAAAACAAAAAGAAGGTAAAGAATATGCCCGTACCCTTGAAGAATTTAAAAAAGATATTGACCGCCCGTTAATTGCAATTTTAACCCTAAACACTATTGCGCATACAGTAGGGGCTATTCTGGTGGGAGTACAGGCAAAAACCGCATACAAAGAACTCTACGGAGATCAGGTACAAAGCTTTTTTGGAGTAACGATGAGTGAAGATTTAATGGTCGGTATTGTGTCTACGGTGATGACCATTTTAATTTTGGTAGCTTCAGAAATTATTCCTAAAACTATCGGGGCCACTTATTGGAAACAACTGGCGAATTTTTCTGCGAAAACGTTGAATATCATGATATTTCCTTTAAAATATACCGGTATTCTATGGCTCCTACAATTAACAACAAAACTAATCGGGGGGAAAGGACATCACGGTTCGGTGTTAAGTCGTGAAGATTTTACCGCGATGACAGCAATTGCCGAAGAAGAAGGCGTATTTAAAGAATCCGAATCTAAAGTCATACGTAATTTATTAAACTTTAAAAAGATCCTGACTAAAAGTGTAATGACCCCACGTACGGTGATGAAAATTGCTAACGAAGATGTTACCATAGCAGATTTTTTTAAAGAAAACCAGAATTTACGATTTTCACGGGTACCTGTATTTAAAGACAAAACGGATAATATTACCGGTCAGGTGTTAAAAGATGAAATCTTTAAAGAAATGGCAAACGGCAATGGTGAAATGACACTGGGAGATATTAAACGGCCTATCCTATTTACAAAGAGAGATTTGCCTATCCCCGAACTTTTTGATCAATTAGTAGAAACAAAACATCATATTGCCGTAGTAGTAGATGAATTTGGTACCATCAGTGGCATTGTCTCTATGGAAGATGTAATCGAGACGCTGTTAGGGCTTGAAATTATTGACGAAAGTGACCGGGAAGATGACATGCAGGAACTTGCCAGGAAAAACTGGGAACAACGTGCTAAACAAATGGGTTTACTGGATAGTCCGACCGAATAATGGAAACCGAATCTTTTATAGAAACGCCTTTAGGAATTGCTCAAATAAGGGGAAGTAAAGAAGGTATTTCCTCCATTTCAATTCTTAATGAAAAAGAACCTGCGAACCTATCAGATAAGGTTCCGGATGAATTAAAAACAGCTGTTAAACAATTACAGGAATATTTTAAAGGAAAGCGAACTGAATTTGATTTTAATGTAAACCCTTCCGGAACGGATTTTCAGAAAAAGGTTTGGAAAGAATTACTTCAAATTCCCTTCGGAAAGACCTGTTCTTATATGGACATTGCTAAAAAATTAGGAGACCCTAAATGTATACGGGCTGCCGCTAGTGCAAATGGTAAAAATCCTTTATGGATTGTAGTACCCTGTCATAGGGTAATCGGAAGTAATGGGGAACTCACGGGTTATGCCGGTGGGTTATGGCGAAAAAAATGGTTGCTCGATCATGAAAATCCCGTAAAACAACAATCTTTATTTTAAAGGAACCATTACAAAATATTCTTTAGATAGATAATATCTATCTGAACTTTTCAAAGATGTTCATATGAGCTGGTCGAAGAGGTCCGTCTGAGCTTGTCGAAGACCCTTAAATCTTTGGAGAAATATTTAGGTAACTTCAGTACGTCTTTTTTATCTTGTAGATCTTAAGTAACACCTATGAAAATTTTAAAATATACCGGACTTACTTTAGTATCAATTATAGCATTAATTGTAATTCTCTTATACATATTTGACTATGCTTATATTTTAAAAGGGGTACGAGTAGTTTATATGACCGGGCATAGCTCTGCTTTTATAGATGATCATGTTTATTTTGACAATGCCATCGTAAAAAAAGCTAATAATCCCTTACCCTGGCCTCATCATAAAAGTTATAACGAAATACTACCTACAGAGAAGCTTCAGGAAACAAATAATAAATTAGAAACTGTTGCTTTTTTAATCATTAAAAACGATAGTATTTGGTTTGAAAAATACGCTGAAGGTTACGGTACGGATTCTCAAACCAATTCGTTTTCTATGGCAAAAAGTGTGGTTAGCGCACTATTGTTCAAAGCTATTCAGGATGGGTATGTAGAAAACTTAGACCAACCTATAGGTGATTTTATACCCGAATTTTCGACCGGATTGGCTGCTCAAGCTACGATTGGGGATTTTTCATCCATGTCTTCAGGATTAAACTGGACTGAACATTATACCAGTCCGTTTTCCATTACCGCCCGTGCGTATTATGAACATGAGTTGGACGAACTGATGAAAACCCTGGAAATTGTTGATACTCCGGGACAGTCCTATAGATATTTAAGTGGTAATACCCAGATTTTAGCGATGGCGATAGAAAAAGCAACCGGAAAAACCCTATATCATTATTTAAGTGAATCTTTCTGGAAACCTTTACGAATGACACAAGATGCTTTATGGCAAGTGGATAGTAAGGAAAATGATTTGGTAAAAGCCTATTGTTGTATTTCTAGCAATGCCCATGATTTCGCTCGGTTTGGTCAATTATTTAAAAATAGAGGTGTTTTTAACAGAAAACAAGTATTAGATGCACGTTTTATTGAGCTTGCAACTACTTCAAAATTTTCAGATTCTCCGCAATACGGCTATGGATTCTGGCTTTCAGATTATAAAAACAAAGAGATTTTTGCCATGCGAGGTATCCTAGGGCAATACGTCATTGTAATTCCTGAAGATGATGTGATTATCGTTCGACTAGGTCACCATAGAGGTACTTTTATTAACGGTCAACCTTTTACTGCGGATTTTTACACTTACATTGATGAAGCCTATCGAATGATGGGAATAAAATAATTTCTAATTCCTTCCATTTTCATTAGGATATAACTGATACACGGGTTCGGTTTGAAAGTATTCCTTAGTTTCAATGTTTAAAGCGGTAAGCGGACCTTTAAAAGCAGCCCCCGTATCTATATTCCAAACACACGCAGCATTTATTGGCTTTGTTTTACCAATGCGGGTGACTGGGGTATGTCCAATATAAATTTCATCAAATAATAACAAGCGTTTTGGATAGATCGGATCTTCTTTAGAAAGTGTGGGATTTAACGCCAGGGCAGTTTCCCAAAGGGTTCGATCCCAATAGAATAATTTACTGAAATATTCGCGTGTAGGTCCATGTAAATTAGTAAAACCTGCATGTAAAAAAAGTCGGTTAGAATCATCAACGTAATAATCCTGAAGATCTTCAAAAAAAGTATAATGCTTCTTTAAATTTTCATAAGTGATCACTTCATACGAATCCATAGTGGCCTGTCCGCCGTGCATTAGCCATTCCGGATTATGTGTTCGCTCTTTAAGCCATTTATAGCAAAGTTCATCATGATTTCCCCGTATGAAAATACAGTTATATTCCTTTTTAAGTTCAAATAAATAACTAACCAGGGTTGCGCTTTCACTCCATCCATCTACATAATCCCCTAAGAAAATAAGGGTATCAGCAGTAGTGACTTTTATACGTTCTAGAAGTTGTTGTAGCGCACGTAAGGCTCCATGGATATCTCCAATAACAAAGGTTCGACCCGATGTTTTATTCATCACAGCAATTTTTTCCTAAAAATAAGATAATTTAGTGAAACCCTGTTTTTAAAAGCAGCGAAGCTACGCATTAAAAACAGTTGGTTGAACTAATCCCGCTGCATGGCGGGATCCAGAAAATAATACAAT from Aquimarina sp. ERC-38 includes these protein-coding regions:
- a CDS encoding serine hydrolase domain-containing protein; this translates as MKILKYTGLTLVSIIALIVILLYIFDYAYILKGVRVVYMTGHSSAFIDDHVYFDNAIVKKANNPLPWPHHKSYNEILPTEKLQETNNKLETVAFLIIKNDSIWFEKYAEGYGTDSQTNSFSMAKSVVSALLFKAIQDGYVENLDQPIGDFIPEFSTGLAAQATIGDFSSMSSGLNWTEHYTSPFSITARAYYEHELDELMKTLEIVDTPGQSYRYLSGNTQILAMAIEKATGKTLYHYLSESFWKPLRMTQDALWQVDSKENDLVKAYCCISSNAHDFARFGQLFKNRGVFNRKQVLDARFIELATTSKFSDSPQYGYGFWLSDYKNKEIFAMRGILGQYVIVIPEDDVIIVRLGHHRGTFINGQPFTADFYTYIDEAYRMMGIK
- a CDS encoding c-type cytochrome, which produces MKTNLIPLIVSFGLLLNSCNTSKEEKTSNNIKLKNQTQLSQVEIGQKLYKGKGNCTSCHQLYKNSIGPSIQEIVGIYKEQNADMIAFLKQEGKPIVKPEQYSVMKTNFAVLKTFSQEELEALTAYMYSIVDRKE
- a CDS encoding methylated-DNA--[protein]-cysteine S-methyltransferase, translated to METESFIETPLGIAQIRGSKEGISSISILNEKEPANLSDKVPDELKTAVKQLQEYFKGKRTEFDFNVNPSGTDFQKKVWKELLQIPFGKTCSYMDIAKKLGDPKCIRAAASANGKNPLWIVVPCHRVIGSNGELTGYAGGLWRKKWLLDHENPVKQQSLF
- a CDS encoding metallophosphoesterase encodes the protein MNKTSGRTFVIGDIHGALRALQQLLERIKVTTADTLIFLGDYVDGWSESATLVSYLFELKKEYNCIFIRGNHDELCYKWLKERTHNPEWLMHGGQATMDSYEVITYENLKKHYTFFEDLQDYYVDDSNRLFLHAGFTNLHGPTREYFSKLFYWDRTLWETALALNPTLSKEDPIYPKRLLLFDEIYIGHTPVTRIGKTKPINAACVWNIDTGAAFKGPLTALNIETKEYFQTEPVYQLYPNENGRN
- a CDS encoding CNNM domain-containing protein, with the translated sequence MALLFVYAFVSIFFSFLCSILEAVLLSVTPTFINVKQKEGKEYARTLEEFKKDIDRPLIAILTLNTIAHTVGAILVGVQAKTAYKELYGDQVQSFFGVTMSEDLMVGIVSTVMTILILVASEIIPKTIGATYWKQLANFSAKTLNIMIFPLKYTGILWLLQLTTKLIGGKGHHGSVLSREDFTAMTAIAEEEGVFKESESKVIRNLLNFKKILTKSVMTPRTVMKIANEDVTIADFFKENQNLRFSRVPVFKDKTDNITGQVLKDEIFKEMANGNGEMTLGDIKRPILFTKRDLPIPELFDQLVETKHHIAVVVDEFGTISGIVSMEDVIETLLGLEIIDESDREDDMQELARKNWEQRAKQMGLLDSPTE
- the hemB gene encoding porphobilinogen synthase; this translates as MHLLRRNRRLRSSEALRSLVREHWITPNDFIVPVFVVEGTQVKDEIASMPGYYRYSLDVLKQEVRELWSMGLKAVLIFAKAEDHLKDNKGTEALNPDGLMQRAVKTIKDTVPDMLVMTDVALDPYSSYGHDGIITNGQVDNDQSVAVLAEMALTHAVAGADFVAPSDMMDGRIKAIRDTLEEANFKDTGIMSYSAKYASSFYGPFRDALDSAPGAGNESPKDKKTYQMDFGNTNEAIEETLVDIEEGADMVMVKPGLCYLDIVKSISEVVTVPIAVYQVSGEYAMVKAAAEKGWLDHDAVLLEQLTAIKRAGASLIASYFAKDAIRLIT